Proteins found in one Quercus robur chromosome 2, dhQueRobu3.1, whole genome shotgun sequence genomic segment:
- the LOC126698757 gene encoding uncharacterized protein LOC126698757, with amino-acid sequence MEKLSVLWEKLSLSEGEGNMYKSDSFERGSGQVVAAKFLTHRALNMEAIARTFRPLWRTRSDFEVKDVGNHTVLFVFSDKTDAERVLLGQPWSYDKHLVSLRRLEQSIAVKDLDFNRTFFWVQIHDLPIGDMNPRSACEIGAIIGEVQSGMKEWGTQDGSSFMRLRVLVDTSQPLCRGRKICLEDGTVGWVRFKYERLPNLCYWCRLLTHSDKDCDLWVQSRGSLTESDQ; translated from the coding sequence ATGGAAAAGCTATCTGTTTTGTGGGAGAAACTGTCTTTATCGGAGGGAGAGGGGAATATGTACAAGTCTGATTCCTTTGAACGGGGCAGTGGACAAGTGGTCGCGGCCAAGTTTCTCACACACAGAGCACTGAACATGGAGGCTATTGCTAGAACGTTCAGGCCTCTTTGGCGGACCAGGAGTGATTTCGAAGTAAAGGACGTAGGAAACCACACGGTTTTGTTCGTGTTCTCAGATAAAACAGATGCGGAGAGAGTTCTCTTAGGGCAACCATGGAGTTATGATAAACATCTTGTTTCGCTTCGCCGCCTGGAACAGAGTATTGCGGTTAAGGATTTGGACTTCAATAGGACGTTCTTCTGGGTGCAAATCCATGATCTTCCTATTGGTGATATGAATCCTCGGTCCGCTTGTGAGATAGGTGCGATTATTGGGGAGGTACAATCGGGGATGAAAGAATGGGGAACTCAGGACGGCAGTAGTTTTATGCGTCTTAGAGTGTTGGTGGATACTTCGCAGCCACTTTGCAGGGGACGAAAAATCTGTTTGGAGGATGGCACGGTTGGATGGGTTCGGTTTAAGTATGAGAGATTGCCTAACCTGTGTTATTGGTGCAGACTCTTAACGCATAGCGATAAAGATTGCGATCTGTGGGTTCAAAGTAGAGGAAGCTTGACTGAGAGTGATCAGTAA